A window of the Nitrospira sp. genome harbors these coding sequences:
- a CDS encoding DUF268 domain-containing protein yields MPPWPSSLSTQARFSMMSSNTGVSPIGYALSKSSSLTAVVRHQFRNSAIVRWGTAFLGPHFFTSLGALPRYLVEWKIYNKKAATQLIAFRDSYPCLADRVVATPFDPHYFFQAAWLARRLHEKKPSLHVDVGSSVMMMNVLSAGAKTVFVDYRPLRVQLSNFLPLGGDIIRLPFHTGSITSLSCLHVLEHVGLGRYGDPINPAGSLLAATELQRVLEPGGTLFLSVPLGRERVCFNAHRVFSPSTVGGFFQELQLKAFSLVDDAGQFNEKVAPEAAADLDYGCGLFEFVKVRE; encoded by the coding sequence ATGCCGCCATGGCCAAGCAGTTTGAGCACGCAAGCCCGTTTTTCCATGATGTCTTCAAATACTGGAGTATCACCCATCGGGTATGCCCTTAGCAAATCTTCATCTCTCACCGCCGTCGTGAGACATCAGTTCCGCAACAGTGCGATTGTCCGGTGGGGTACAGCGTTCTTGGGCCCCCACTTCTTTACCAGCCTTGGAGCATTGCCTCGCTATCTTGTGGAATGGAAAATCTATAATAAGAAGGCCGCCACACAACTGATTGCTTTCCGAGATTCTTACCCATGCCTTGCTGATCGTGTCGTGGCCACGCCGTTTGATCCGCACTATTTCTTTCAGGCCGCGTGGCTCGCGCGGCGGTTACATGAGAAGAAGCCCTCTCTCCATGTCGATGTCGGCTCAAGTGTCATGATGATGAACGTGTTAAGTGCCGGTGCGAAGACCGTGTTTGTTGACTATCGGCCTCTTCGAGTCCAGCTCTCAAACTTCCTTCCGCTTGGTGGGGATATTATTCGGTTGCCCTTCCACACCGGGAGCATCACGTCATTGTCGTGCCTTCATGTCCTCGAACATGTCGGACTTGGTCGGTATGGGGACCCCATCAATCCGGCTGGGAGCCTTCTAGCCGCTACCGAACTACAGCGTGTGTTGGAGCCTGGCGGAACGCTGTTTCTATCGGTGCCGCTCGGACGCGAGCGGGTTTGTTTCAATGCGCATCGAGTATTCTCGCCTAGCACGGTCGGCGGGTTCTTCCAGGAGCTTCAGCTCAAGGCTTTCTCCCTTGTGGACGATGCCGGACAGTTCAACGAGAAGGTTGCACCGGAAGCTGCCGCCGATCTCGACTATGGGTGCGGCCTTTTTGAGTTCGTGAAGGTACGTGAGTAA
- a CDS encoding class I SAM-dependent methyltransferase codes for MSNGLRAWLAQSELFAYNVVRRDRWIAQQASLVPSGTRVLDVGAGSCPYRALFAHCDYRTQDLAPLRGDQLRHGGYGVLDFVSDVTAIPVPDGTFGVALCTEVLEHHPEPIRVVYELARILQPGGMLILTAPLGSGIHQEPYHYYGGYTPWWYERFLKAAGFEEINIEPNEGSFRFFGQESVRFIQTTGPLSPLPVGIRLLWLPMWILLFPVLGLIVPLCCKWLDKFDRERRFTVGYHVTARRAWSA; via the coding sequence GTGAGTAACGGGTTACGCGCTTGGCTGGCTCAGAGTGAACTGTTCGCCTATAACGTGGTGCGGCGCGATCGTTGGATTGCGCAACAGGCGTCGCTGGTGCCGAGCGGGACAAGAGTGCTGGATGTCGGTGCCGGCTCCTGTCCCTATCGAGCGTTGTTCGCACACTGCGACTACCGCACGCAGGACCTCGCTCCGCTGCGGGGTGACCAGCTGAGACATGGCGGCTATGGAGTACTCGACTTCGTGTCGGATGTGACCGCCATCCCGGTACCCGACGGCACCTTTGGAGTTGCGCTTTGTACAGAGGTGCTGGAGCATCATCCCGAGCCCATCCGGGTAGTCTACGAATTAGCGAGGATTCTTCAGCCGGGAGGAATGCTCATTCTCACCGCGCCGCTTGGATCAGGAATTCATCAAGAGCCCTACCATTACTACGGCGGCTATACACCCTGGTGGTACGAACGCTTTCTCAAGGCGGCCGGATTCGAGGAAATCAACATTGAACCGAACGAGGGCTCGTTTCGATTCTTCGGGCAGGAATCCGTAAGGTTTATTCAAACGACCGGTCCATTGAGCCCGCTTCCAGTGGGCATTCGGCTGCTCTGGCTTCCGATGTGGATTCTGTTGTTTCCTGTCCTTGGCTTGATCGTTCCCCTGTGCTGCAAATGGCTGGATAAGTTCGACCGCGAGAGGCGTTTTACAGTCGGCTACCATGTCACGGCGCGACGGGCTTGGTCGGCGTAA
- a CDS encoding glycosyltransferase: MKILCVLGEHAYGDPSRGEGPEYANFLPGLRRLGHQVHFFESLSRTPHDDFSRLNQALLKRVEETSPDVLFCVLMHYEVWTETIRIIRNSGAWVVNWSTDDSWKYRMFSKLIGSEFDLFVTTYRQMIERYHQDGIDSVCLSQWAANADTLMLPLPAAACRYPVSFVGAAYGNRRAMIARLRHEGIEVACFGHGWPEGPVETKRMGEIIRQSQVSLNFSDGAHGRSDPARRQIKARIFEVPGYGGCLLTEKTPNLDQYFHIGEEVLTFEGADEVVEQVKSLLAHPERRDEIARRGFDRVRRDHTYGRRFEGILAELNERAARRPHQPIDWATFEAAADHHRRSPALKLIRAFLISVASVMFGKRRGPRAARRLTFELSWRLRGAWTYSAAGWPGRMFYRES; this comes from the coding sequence ATGAAGATATTATGCGTATTGGGAGAGCATGCCTACGGCGACCCCTCACGCGGAGAAGGCCCAGAATACGCGAACTTTCTCCCTGGTTTGCGGCGTTTGGGGCATCAAGTGCATTTCTTCGAGTCCTTGTCCCGCACTCCCCACGATGATTTTTCTCGGTTGAATCAAGCATTGTTGAAACGTGTGGAGGAGACGAGCCCGGATGTCCTTTTCTGCGTTCTGATGCATTATGAGGTTTGGACCGAGACCATCCGAATCATCCGGAACAGCGGAGCCTGGGTCGTCAATTGGTCGACTGATGATTCCTGGAAATATCGGATGTTCTCCAAGCTGATCGGTTCGGAATTCGATCTCTTCGTGACGACCTACCGGCAGATGATCGAACGCTACCATCAGGACGGTATCGATTCGGTCTGCCTCTCTCAGTGGGCAGCCAATGCCGATACCCTGATGCTCCCCCTGCCTGCTGCTGCCTGCCGATATCCTGTGAGCTTTGTCGGCGCAGCATACGGGAATCGTCGAGCCATGATCGCCAGGCTTCGTCACGAAGGGATCGAGGTCGCCTGTTTCGGCCATGGATGGCCGGAAGGTCCCGTTGAGACCAAGCGCATGGGAGAAATTATTCGTCAATCGCAGGTTAGCCTTAATTTCAGCGACGGAGCCCACGGTCGTTCGGATCCTGCAAGGCGACAGATCAAGGCGCGTATCTTCGAGGTGCCGGGATATGGAGGCTGTCTTTTGACTGAGAAGACTCCGAACCTCGATCAGTACTTCCACATCGGGGAAGAAGTTCTGACCTTCGAAGGCGCCGACGAGGTGGTCGAACAGGTCAAATCGCTGCTCGCTCATCCTGAGCGGCGAGATGAGATTGCGCGACGCGGCTTTGACCGAGTGCGACGCGACCATACGTATGGGAGGCGCTTTGAAGGAATATTGGCTGAACTTAACGAACGGGCGGCACGACGACCTCATCAGCCGATCGACTGGGCGACGTTTGAGGCTGCGGCCGATCACCACCGACGAAGTCCTGCGCTTAAGCTGATCCGAGCTTTTTTGATCAGTGTCGCGTCTGTGATGTTTGGCAAGCGACGGGGTCCGCGCGCCGCACGTCGGCTGACCTTCGAACTCTCCTGGCGTTTGCGAGGAGCCTGGACCTACAGCGCCGCTGGTTGGCCGGGGCGGATGTTTTACAGGGAAAGTTAA
- a CDS encoding glycosyltransferase family 2 protein translates to MNASPLVTVAMSAYNASGTIDLALRSILAQTYQDWELIVVDDGSTDRTAESILHVKDSRIRFIQEPLGNLGLAARLNQCVHLARGRYVARMDADDVAYPQRLERQVQFLEEHRGIDLLGTGAMIFKGEGEVIGCYPTASSHEAICRRPWWGFPLAHPTWMGKRTWFLSHPYSDEDTRCEDQALLLQSFSYSRFAALEEILLGYRLDNISARKLGRGRLNYCRRLLRRVDDIPSAMISVQGVLVHSLGFGRDVLLDFAGTLNRWSRSSFQVANDRVLKEWQVVWKHIISQETDCSMMSVKS, encoded by the coding sequence ATGAATGCGAGCCCTCTGGTCACTGTTGCGATGTCGGCGTACAACGCGTCCGGGACGATTGATCTTGCGTTGCGGTCCATTCTGGCCCAAACGTATCAAGACTGGGAATTGATCGTCGTCGATGATGGCTCGACCGATCGGACCGCAGAGAGCATATTGCATGTGAAGGATTCCCGAATCCGATTCATTCAAGAGCCGTTAGGGAATCTGGGGCTCGCCGCACGGTTGAATCAATGTGTGCATCTAGCTAGGGGACGGTATGTCGCCAGGATGGATGCCGACGATGTAGCGTATCCACAGCGTCTTGAACGGCAGGTTCAGTTCCTTGAAGAACATCGCGGGATCGATCTGCTGGGAACCGGTGCTATGATTTTCAAGGGGGAAGGCGAGGTCATCGGGTGCTACCCGACGGCAAGCTCACACGAAGCCATTTGCCGACGACCATGGTGGGGGTTCCCGCTTGCCCATCCGACATGGATGGGCAAACGGACCTGGTTCTTATCTCATCCCTATTCCGATGAAGATACCCGGTGCGAAGATCAAGCGCTCCTTCTTCAAAGTTTTTCTTACAGTCGCTTTGCGGCGTTGGAGGAAATCCTCTTGGGCTACCGTCTGGACAACATTTCGGCCAGAAAATTGGGGCGAGGTCGATTGAACTATTGTCGCCGGCTTTTACGGCGAGTGGACGATATCCCTTCCGCGATGATTTCTGTGCAAGGAGTGTTAGTTCATAGCCTCGGGTTTGGACGGGACGTTCTGCTCGATTTCGCAGGAACGCTGAACCGATGGTCACGGAGCTCATTTCAGGTTGCCAACGACAGGGTTCTGAAGGAGTGGCAGGTAGTGTGGAAGCACATTATTTCACAGGAGACGGACTGCAGTATGATGTCCGTCAAGAGTTGA
- a CDS encoding glycosyltransferase family 4 protein — translation MSLRIRSTPKILFLVTEDWYFRLHWMGLAQAARDAGFEVLLAMRVQEHGSEIRGQGFKLFPVNILRRSINPIREFLTLVELARLYRAEKPDLVYHIAIKPILYGSIAARLGGVPFVMNVFAGLGYAYTNEELRARLLRLFLRFGLSVACRYAGAIAVFQNDEDQVELVRDRIVRQSQTRIIRGTGVDTDRFRPTSEESPEPIILLPCRMLWDKGVGEFVEAARLIGRMKSPARFVLVGRCDESNPASIQSEQLHQWQEEGVIEWWGHRSDMPVVFGNAAVVVLPSYREGLPVSLLEAAACGKPIIATDVPGCREVVRDRVNGLLIPPKNAIALADAIILLLENAELRHELGGRGREIVVKEFSSTIVIQQTLALYHELLKRAAPDS, via the coding sequence GTGAGTTTGCGGATACGTTCGACTCCGAAAATTTTGTTTCTAGTCACCGAGGACTGGTATTTTCGCCTCCACTGGATGGGACTTGCTCAAGCTGCGCGAGATGCAGGGTTTGAAGTGTTGCTTGCCATGCGTGTTCAAGAACACGGTTCAGAGATCCGCGGACAAGGTTTCAAACTTTTCCCCGTCAACATTCTTCGCCGGAGTATAAACCCTATTCGAGAGTTTCTCACCCTTGTGGAGCTGGCTCGGCTCTACCGGGCTGAAAAACCCGATCTTGTCTATCATATCGCCATCAAGCCGATTCTCTATGGATCCATAGCCGCTCGTCTTGGAGGCGTTCCTTTCGTGATGAATGTTTTTGCAGGATTAGGGTATGCATATACGAACGAAGAGTTGAGAGCGAGACTGCTCCGTCTGTTCCTAAGGTTCGGGTTGAGCGTGGCCTGCAGATATGCCGGCGCAATTGCCGTATTTCAGAATGACGAGGATCAGGTCGAACTCGTGCGTGATCGCATTGTGCGGCAAAGTCAAACTCGAATCATTCGAGGGACGGGCGTCGATACTGATAGATTTAGGCCGACTTCCGAAGAGAGCCCAGAACCGATCATTCTCTTGCCCTGTCGGATGTTGTGGGATAAGGGCGTTGGTGAATTCGTCGAAGCTGCACGGTTGATAGGGCGGATGAAATCCCCTGCTCGTTTTGTGCTTGTTGGGCGATGTGACGAAAGCAATCCGGCGAGCATTCAGTCGGAGCAATTACATCAATGGCAGGAAGAAGGGGTGATAGAGTGGTGGGGACACAGGAGTGATATGCCGGTGGTGTTTGGAAATGCCGCCGTTGTCGTATTGCCCTCCTATCGCGAGGGATTACCTGTGAGTCTGTTAGAGGCGGCTGCATGTGGCAAACCTATTATTGCTACCGATGTTCCGGGTTGTCGTGAAGTCGTCCGCGATCGTGTCAACGGCCTTCTCATCCCTCCAAAGAATGCCATTGCGTTAGCAGATGCAATCATATTGTTATTGGAAAATGCTGAATTGAGGCATGAGTTGGGCGGTCGAGGGAGGGAGATTGTGGTGAAGGAATTTTCCTCGACAATAGTGATTCAACAAACCTTGGCTCTGTATCACGAGCTGCTCAAAAGAGCTGCGCCTGATTCTTGA
- a CDS encoding NAD-dependent epimerase/dehydratase family protein, translated as MRVLVTGASGFLGSALVPELCQSGCQVRAVVREPNRNLAFPSRGETIAADICHSLQTEEMARDCDAIVHLAAKVHAIDDSGAETDYEAVNVQGTRHILDAAVKSGVNRIVFVSSVKVFGEETRRCVDETQVPDPQTAYSRSKWRAEQLVSEYAERYGLTAVSLRLPMVYGPTKKGNLYRMMEAIDQGRFPALPRLSAVRSLLHVENFVQAVLLCLRVPCFNRAAYIVTDTEPYCVTDIYDCLRAGLGKPHPRWRVPLWMLKSGARCGDGLRFIGGPQVPLTTEQLTKLIGCAWYSSAAIERELDYRATYSFEKAVPELIAFYREAAGPACRKRSG; from the coding sequence ATGCGGGTTCTGGTGACAGGCGCCTCGGGGTTTTTAGGATCGGCTCTTGTTCCGGAGCTCTGTCAATCGGGATGCCAAGTACGTGCGGTCGTTCGCGAACCGAACCGAAACCTCGCGTTCCCCTCGAGGGGCGAGACGATAGCCGCCGACATCTGTCATTCATTACAAACCGAAGAAATGGCGAGAGACTGCGACGCCATCGTGCATCTGGCGGCGAAGGTCCATGCCATCGATGATTCCGGAGCCGAGACGGACTATGAAGCCGTCAACGTCCAAGGCACGAGACATATCCTTGATGCAGCCGTGAAATCCGGAGTCAATCGCATCGTATTTGTAAGTTCGGTCAAAGTGTTCGGCGAGGAGACGAGGAGGTGCGTCGATGAAACGCAGGTTCCCGATCCCCAGACTGCCTACAGTCGATCAAAATGGCGGGCGGAGCAACTAGTTTCGGAGTACGCTGAGCGATATGGCCTCACGGCTGTTTCGCTCCGGCTTCCGATGGTCTATGGTCCGACCAAGAAAGGCAACCTGTATCGAATGATGGAAGCGATCGATCAGGGGCGGTTTCCGGCCTTGCCTCGCCTCTCGGCGGTCCGGAGTCTTTTGCATGTCGAGAATTTTGTGCAGGCGGTGTTGCTGTGCCTTCGTGTGCCGTGTTTTAATCGAGCCGCGTATATCGTGACCGATACCGAGCCGTATTGCGTGACCGACATCTATGATTGCTTGCGGGCCGGATTAGGGAAGCCTCATCCCCGATGGCGAGTACCGCTCTGGATGCTCAAAAGCGGTGCGCGGTGCGGCGATGGGCTTCGATTCATCGGTGGCCCGCAGGTTCCCTTGACGACGGAACAACTGACCAAGCTTATCGGCTGTGCCTGGTATAGCTCAGCGGCCATCGAGCGAGAATTGGATTATCGAGCGACGTACTCCTTCGAGAAAGCGGTCCCTGAGCTGATTGCGTTTTATCGCGAAGCTGCGGGTCCGGCTTGCCGAAAGCGCTCGGGTTGA
- a CDS encoding glycosyltransferase family 4 protein, which translates to MPTPQTGGLAVIAGVVISLVLAASVLAILQPSKPILPKGLASGSVWIVISMLLIFVVSFIDDCIGLPARLRLGVQALSAFIIIGGIGLTLSSIPIPGGPNIPLGIAAIPVSVLVLLWMANLYNFMDGMDGFAGGMTFFGFGFLAYFGWQAHFPVMLIIATFVAMGALGFLTHNFPPARIFMGDAGSITIGFLAGTLMILGVRDGIFELWVPVMIFSPFIVDATVTLIRRVLRRENIWQAHREHYYQRLVLSGWSHRRTVLAEYGVMVLCGGLAVLYHHSTDKVRLIILAVWVGMFFLFRSLVGKLEGNGKIAGSLRDPVPSGRDAEAPVVSVQDPPHVVVKT; encoded by the coding sequence ATGCCGACCCCCCAGACCGGTGGGTTAGCCGTCATTGCCGGTGTGGTGATCAGTCTCGTTCTGGCTGCCAGTGTGTTGGCGATTCTCCAACCCTCGAAGCCTATATTGCCGAAAGGCTTGGCGTCAGGGAGTGTGTGGATTGTGATTTCGATGCTCCTCATCTTTGTCGTCTCCTTCATCGATGACTGTATAGGTCTTCCTGCAAGGCTGCGTCTGGGTGTTCAAGCGCTCTCCGCTTTCATCATCATTGGGGGTATCGGCTTGACTTTGTCTTCCATCCCAATACCAGGAGGACCGAATATCCCGCTTGGGATAGCCGCAATTCCGGTCAGTGTCCTTGTCCTCCTCTGGATGGCGAACCTCTATAACTTTATGGACGGTATGGACGGCTTCGCAGGCGGAATGACGTTTTTTGGGTTCGGATTTCTCGCATATTTCGGGTGGCAGGCCCATTTTCCGGTCATGCTCATCATCGCTACGTTCGTTGCGATGGGCGCGCTGGGATTTCTCACCCATAATTTCCCACCTGCACGTATATTCATGGGCGATGCGGGGAGCATTACCATTGGATTCTTGGCAGGGACATTGATGATCCTTGGAGTTCGCGACGGAATATTCGAGTTGTGGGTCCCGGTCATGATCTTCTCCCCATTCATTGTGGACGCGACGGTGACTCTGATCCGACGGGTGCTCCGTCGCGAAAATATCTGGCAAGCTCACCGGGAGCATTATTATCAGCGATTGGTCTTGAGCGGATGGAGCCATCGTCGGACCGTGCTTGCAGAGTATGGAGTCATGGTTCTGTGCGGAGGACTGGCCGTTTTGTATCACCACTCGACGGACAAAGTGCGACTCATTATCCTTGCTGTATGGGTCGGCATGTTTTTTCTGTTCCGAAGCTTGGTTGGCAAGTTGGAAGGGAATGGGAAGATCGCCGGCTCCCTTCGAGATCCTGTTCCATCCGGCAGAGACGCTGAAGCGCCGGTTGTGTCGGTTCAAGACCCTCCACATGTCGTCGTCAAGACATAG
- a CDS encoding class I SAM-dependent methyltransferase — protein MSSSRHSVTGLNSASSQQRNPSDLLGLAVRLRDEGRLFRRGNSEMEDLFKGSIDRFCEIAARLSGAKRVLDVGSGQGLLLLFLAELGHECHGLDVKDQPSIYPDTYGKGITFQVCNVEADAIPYPDASFDAVVCCQVLEHFSHSHLPAVREMRRVLRPGGVLEVDVPNVASFRNRSRLLRGKHITYDYADHYLHATPILYKGMSYYPLRHNREFTRGELELLLDSAGFERYEVSFLKSRRYREGMERMKSVGTAMKDMIPSLRKSLIAFAYK, from the coding sequence ATGTCGTCGTCAAGACATAGCGTGACCGGGCTCAATTCTGCCTCCTCCCAACAGAGGAATCCAAGCGACTTATTGGGTCTTGCTGTTCGGCTACGCGATGAAGGCCGCCTTTTTCGTCGCGGTAATTCCGAAATGGAGGATTTGTTCAAGGGCAGCATCGATCGGTTCTGCGAAATCGCGGCCCGGCTGAGCGGAGCCAAGCGGGTGCTTGATGTCGGGTCCGGACAAGGTTTATTGCTCTTGTTTCTGGCCGAACTGGGTCATGAGTGTCATGGGCTCGATGTGAAGGATCAGCCTTCGATTTACCCTGATACGTATGGGAAAGGCATCACGTTTCAGGTTTGCAATGTGGAAGCCGATGCGATTCCCTATCCTGATGCATCGTTCGATGCCGTGGTGTGCTGCCAGGTGCTTGAACATTTTTCACATTCTCATCTGCCGGCGGTCCGTGAAATGAGGCGAGTGTTGCGGCCGGGAGGAGTCCTGGAGGTCGACGTGCCCAACGTTGCCAGCTTTAGAAACCGGAGTCGTCTGTTGCGAGGAAAGCATATTACCTACGACTATGCCGATCACTATCTCCATGCGACCCCGATTCTCTACAAAGGGATGTCGTATTATCCTCTCCGACACAATCGCGAGTTTACCCGGGGTGAGTTGGAGTTGCTGCTGGACTCGGCGGGGTTCGAAAGATATGAGGTGTCCTTCCTCAAGTCCAGGCGGTACCGCGAGGGGATGGAGCGGATGAAATCAGTGGGGACGGCGATGAAAGACATGATTCCGTCCCTTCGGAAATCCTTGATCGCGTTCGCCTACAAGTGA
- a CDS encoding O-antigen ligase family protein has product MQMEARRAAGWTTTALGFTIPMWVVADSILIGLLIVCWTASGEWREKLRRITANPVAVSVLLLFGWLLLGTLWGGGSLQERALSIKKYADLLLIPVLISMAIDVQERNRAILALAASLVVTLVLSLVLSMGTLLPTSGALNCDPSNPCVFKKHTTHNVLMAFGALLFAVLAWQSQDRRVRWGWSLVSLLAVGNVLLMVQGRTGYVVLAGLAILAFHSTLGWRGILAAIVVLTVSFSTAYQASSSFHERVNLAVSGVTQWNPKVAVVDDAVGWRLEYFYHTAEIIQDHPLIGVGTGGFVQAYRSRTEQAGLDVPPHPHNQYLFILVQVGIVGLGLLLWLFVQQWRWTALNRDAAYGLLAKGVVVTIAVGSFFNPFLVDHTEKLFYCLFSGLMYSRTDPQLDMRT; this is encoded by the coding sequence ATGCAGATGGAGGCGAGGCGAGCGGCGGGCTGGACGACGACCGCGCTCGGGTTCACCATTCCGATGTGGGTTGTTGCCGACAGCATCCTGATCGGGCTCCTCATTGTCTGTTGGACAGCCAGCGGCGAATGGCGAGAAAAGCTTCGTCGAATCACTGCGAACCCTGTGGCGGTGAGCGTGCTCTTGTTGTTTGGATGGCTGCTGCTGGGAACCCTGTGGGGTGGGGGATCTTTACAGGAACGAGCCCTGTCGATCAAGAAATATGCGGACCTCTTACTCATCCCTGTGCTGATTTCGATGGCGATTGATGTTCAGGAGCGAAATCGCGCGATCCTGGCGCTCGCGGCCTCGTTGGTCGTGACGTTGGTGTTGTCCCTTGTCTTGAGCATGGGAACCCTTCTCCCCACCAGCGGAGCCCTTAATTGCGACCCGTCCAATCCCTGTGTTTTCAAAAAACACACCACCCATAACGTGCTGATGGCGTTCGGCGCGTTACTCTTTGCCGTGTTGGCCTGGCAGTCTCAAGACAGACGAGTGCGATGGGGGTGGAGTCTTGTCTCGCTTTTGGCTGTCGGGAATGTTTTGTTGATGGTCCAGGGCCGAACGGGGTATGTGGTGCTGGCCGGACTTGCCATCCTGGCCTTTCATTCGACCTTGGGGTGGCGAGGAATACTCGCAGCGATTGTGGTACTCACCGTATCATTTTCGACCGCGTACCAGGCTTCGTCTTCATTCCACGAACGAGTGAATCTTGCCGTTTCCGGTGTCACACAGTGGAATCCAAAGGTGGCTGTAGTCGATGATGCTGTAGGTTGGCGATTGGAATATTTCTATCACACAGCCGAGATCATTCAGGACCACCCACTGATCGGAGTAGGTACGGGAGGGTTTGTTCAAGCGTACCGATCGCGTACGGAACAAGCCGGTCTGGATGTTCCGCCCCATCCCCACAATCAATACCTGTTTATCTTGGTGCAAGTCGGTATAGTCGGGCTCGGTTTACTGCTCTGGTTGTTCGTGCAACAGTGGAGATGGACCGCTCTTAACCGTGATGCAGCGTACGGATTGCTTGCCAAAGGGGTAGTGGTGACTATAGCGGTCGGAAGTTTCTTCAACCCCTTTCTCGTGGACCATACTGAAAAACTGTTTTACTGTTTGTTTTCCGGTCTCATGTATTCCAGGACCGATCCCCAACTCGATATGAGGACATGA
- a CDS encoding glycosyltransferase family 2 protein, producing the protein MRISTYIIAFNEAKKIADTINSVLWADEIIVADSASTDETARIAQDLGARVVQIPFQGFGHLRNQAINACTHEWIFSLDTDEQCTPEVRDEILMILAGTPAHDAYLVPRQNYFMGRWIEHSGWYPNFRQPQLFRKGSMKYAESPVHEGYEVLTAKPVGRLEHAIWQIPFRDFEEVVKKANRYSSLGALKLADQKVSMGTALFHGIWSFLKHYVAKRGFLDGWAGFVIAFGNFEGTFYRYAKRFEQQEGWPLPKQVPLQRHGNSRSK; encoded by the coding sequence ATGAGGATTTCGACTTATATCATTGCCTTCAACGAGGCGAAGAAAATCGCCGATACCATCAACAGTGTGCTGTGGGCCGACGAAATCATTGTGGCCGATTCCGCCAGTACCGATGAAACGGCTCGGATCGCGCAGGACTTGGGAGCCCGTGTCGTCCAGATCCCGTTCCAGGGATTCGGCCATCTGCGGAATCAAGCCATCAATGCCTGTACGCATGAATGGATTTTCAGTCTCGACACGGACGAGCAGTGCACGCCGGAGGTCCGTGATGAAATCCTCATGATTCTTGCCGGAACTCCCGCTCATGACGCATATCTTGTGCCGAGACAGAATTACTTCATGGGACGTTGGATCGAACATTCCGGCTGGTATCCGAATTTCCGACAGCCTCAATTGTTTCGAAAGGGGTCTATGAAATACGCGGAATCTCCCGTCCATGAAGGGTACGAAGTATTGACTGCCAAGCCGGTCGGTCGGTTGGAGCATGCGATTTGGCAGATTCCGTTCAGGGACTTCGAAGAGGTCGTCAAGAAGGCCAACCGGTATTCGTCGCTCGGGGCGCTGAAGTTGGCCGATCAAAAGGTGTCGATGGGGACCGCGTTGTTTCATGGCATCTGGTCGTTCCTCAAACATTATGTGGCAAAGCGGGGGTTTCTGGATGGCTGGGCCGGGTTTGTCATTGCCTTCGGAAATTTCGAAGGAACGTTTTATCGCTATGCCAAGCGGTTTGAACAGCAAGAGGGGTGGCCGCTTCCTAAACAAGTGCCTCTTCAACGCCATGGCAACTCACGATCGAAATGA
- a CDS encoding glycosyltransferase family 2 protein gives MKTAVIVTTYNRPDALAAVLEGYSSQSDHDFGLVVADDGSKEETAEVVKQYARRTPFPLTHVWHEDRGFRAAAIRNRAVASTDADYVVFTDGDCVPSRHFVRVHKQLAEPGYFLGSNRVLLSAGLTSHVLGQRLPIHAWSGIDWIQSWSRREVNRLLPLITLPDAPFRKWMPDRWRGIKTCNLSIWRTDLIRVNGLDESYEGWGLEDSDLIIRLRRAGVKHKNARMAATVFHLWHPEQDRMRLPDNQQRLDDLLRSTKVRAAIGLDHYGGR, from the coding sequence ATGAAAACAGCGGTGATCGTGACGACATACAATCGCCCTGATGCACTGGCAGCTGTACTGGAAGGTTACAGTAGTCAAAGCGATCACGATTTCGGGCTTGTGGTCGCGGATGACGGGTCGAAGGAGGAGACGGCTGAGGTCGTGAAGCAATATGCACGGCGCACGCCGTTTCCGCTGACGCATGTGTGGCACGAAGACCGGGGATTTCGAGCGGCCGCCATCCGCAATCGAGCCGTCGCGTCGACGGATGCCGACTATGTGGTGTTCACAGATGGCGACTGTGTTCCTTCGCGTCATTTCGTGCGTGTCCATAAGCAGCTCGCCGAACCAGGCTACTTTCTCGGATCGAATCGTGTGTTGCTCTCGGCCGGGTTGACGAGCCATGTGTTGGGTCAGCGGCTGCCGATTCACGCCTGGAGTGGTATCGATTGGATACAATCCTGGTCTCGGCGCGAAGTCAATCGGCTGCTTCCCCTGATCACACTGCCCGATGCTCCGTTCCGAAAATGGATGCCGGATCGTTGGAGAGGGATCAAGACCTGCAATCTCTCCATATGGAGGACCGACTTGATCCGTGTGAACGGACTGGACGAGTCCTACGAAGGGTGGGGGTTGGAGGATTCAGACTTGATCATTCGGCTTCGCCGTGCCGGAGTCAAGCATAAGAATGCTCGCATGGCTGCGACGGTGTTTCATTTATGGCATCCTGAACAGGATCGCATGAGGCTACCCGACAATCAGCAACGCCTGGATGATCTTTTGCGGTCGACCAAGGTTCGAGCCGCCATTGGACTCGACCACTATGGTGGTCGCTGA